ttatttagtcaactcagaggtaagaacgatacagtcagagttacttgtgacaagggtagcccactttgcagtgaaactacaaagttttgacaccctatctctttatttatatacacagttcaacagacagttcagacagggtgtatgtgtgtgagacggaaaggaggctggttcacacagagataacaatgatctcacacacacagggaggaaggcatagtgcaggtgccttccaacccaaggtttttacatgagtgataacaagtttttgcacccatccaacagtccctccttttatcacaagtaaaaacatttaatataaaaacgagtaagaaaaatactttgtatgagcgaaaacccacggacggtaaacagattatattttgtgggaaatactcatacggccccgccgccctcggcgaccattaaaagttaaatgttgattaatacttgaaatcataaaaataaaataatgatacttgaaatcataaaaataaaataatgatacttgaaatcataaaaataaaagaatgatacttgaaatcataaaaataaaagaataatacttgaaatcataaaaataaaagaataatacttgaaatcataaaaataaaagaataatacttgaaatcataaaaataaaagaattaaaaaatctgccctgtttatgtcatcattgtactttttctcatttcacttaagcaacaacttcttccgattttctgctgtaaggttattttatgaaatacaatgtatgagtacactcaggcttttgatgtgatttatttacaacatgtcatcataatcgtccccttcattttcgtgcatttctacctggttcagtgttgcatatgccaccatgaacaataccagaaattctgtaggaatggatgtgcgtcatgttcttccgtcagtgttctgagatgggtcccgtctgatgtccatctcttctggttcggtatcacctcctgtggatcctgctttagatagagaaagagtcctgctaccagaattaagctcaggcttatcagtcctgtccacaagttacagagagccattttataattgggcgcagatcagctgttttcttcaccggtttgagacgctgggccatctttgaacccggacttcctctgctaccccgtcggttggtttggctcctgtaacggcaaaactggcttacagtggcttttatggatccaggaaggcctctctgctattttcagagatgtgggcgttgtcaggagtatttgaaacggccctttccaccaaggagtgctccaatccttccggtggagtgtcttaatcaggaccaggtctccaggcctcattctgtgggataggagcagagattatcggcagaccactggacatttgttcttcttttgtctgcaacattttattcatccactcagctaatgaaggttcctgttgtgctttctctatttcattcatgtcagagggcagagaaaacggtctgccatgtaccatttctttgagaatacaaattcacatcagcaacttggtgtcatgtgatctcaggctcagaacacagtgggtggagttatacaatgatgtacagtaggtggcaaatggagtaagaccagtttgatttggagttattctcatccataatttaaccagggataggcatccgggccatggcctccctgtttcttccattgttttccttaatctttaactgaaaccctaatgctttagaacttagttctattaatttatttacaaaatgagttccattatctgaccttataatctgtgggataccatatgtggggaagaaatgtgtcactaggttcatctattacaactaggcaatatttcttcccccgtgtttgcaacaaattatgcatgatctgcaaaaatgatttgcatagtcagaaatatttatagtgtagcattaatgctttaccagatgtgacatattccccccttgacacgtgggtcttcccaatgtgtcactgtagccgctgtgttgttaaatgtttttgggaggattggtttatcttctatctgatagatgtcatcttttttctgtgctcctctctttagccaggcctttatttctgtcttggttgctgactgttgggcgtctttcagcacgtctgtgtctataaatagcagatctgacattttctctttaataggttgaaatgagttagttctgtccctgatgatgttttaaaacctctattttgccaaatcttagcatggtgatgtactgatccgaaaacgtattggctgtctgtgtatatagtaagtatttgtccctcatgtaattcacatgctcttactacagcatataattctgctgtttgggctgagcatgtattgggtagagatttagcttctattatcctatcgatggttgttactgcataaccaactctattctttccatattcatctttagatgatgagccatctacaaacacaacacatgaatctggtataagggtttgagaaatgtcttgtctgggtttggtgtcttcttcaacttttgctttataagaatgtggttttccatcttctgcagtaggtattagagtacttggatttaaagggcacatctttttagagttatgtttggctgtgataataatagcgatgtcagtgtgatatgccttgcatgtagcgtcaggtgcttctcttaatattcctgacttcaacatatcttgtattactggcttagtaccttcttcagcttctggctttaaggggtattgacggactaatggccttttttcagatattagtttaaccttgtatggtgggaacccctttataagccctacatcagttgatgattgggaccatagttcaggtgggacagcagctagggcaggatgcatgttgctctcagctaagccctgtatttgtccctctgcctcatctaaatgtgtccttggatggactttgactatccactccagaatgagcttccagattcctgtattaggatccacttttgactgtcagtgctgttcctgcagaggtttaaagcctctgtttttccaaattcttattattcttttttaccatattttataaagtaagtccttattacatttaaaaatgagatcactatttttggtagttgctattattataaataatgcttggtttagttcttattaaaaataaaaaattaaaactcactcactgatgaacacaaaaaatgaagggcatattatatcttataatcttagtttatcttacccagttttatagatacaacatacagttacagtcagctttgtatttaattcaagtaactaaagtttgtttcaattaactaaagttttatctatttcagtccagttcagtaattctgttaaggttcatttcatcttatgttaagtttgagtctaattcaatcattttgaacctgactggaaaaagtctaaacatctgttaaactctttttgttttatcatagagaactgacctaatattattatggtaatgttgaggactctaatttttacataacatgaaacagacatttatttcacaaaaacagaaagtcaaacacagacatttggccacatgaaagtttaaataacctgtttgtaaaagaattaggaaaaattgaagacagatctatgaactgtcttatggttatcagtatttttaatacagatagaacctttgccatctttatatgatttttcaaaaaagattctggaaaccttattaagatataagtttggcaaagatcatcagaacatcagacctttattagcgcttttaaggtccctcaaagatgcattacaatgaaatcagtcattcccattcacacacattcacacactacttacttatttctctgtcagagtaatttttatttgcaaagatttgaacataatttgacttctattattcttaaaatgcacattgtttcctcataaccccttttgtttccacaaggtctgttttgaacgcttcaattctttttttttattcaccaagaatcaataaggtggtcttagtgggtccaccttaaaggtgttatctgttgggtgtcatgttatcattgtcaggtcagtgaggttcataagtcagtcagaaccttggtcatttgttctgtgcacataatgtttcatagatccagcctatgattagtcagcaaaacatccacctataggagaaaaaatgattgttaatgaatgagctgcatttcctaggaacactgtcttcctcctggatgagcatcacctgttgaaaaactttcatcattgtttgtttcacatattcaatcagatctttatattataccagtaggtgaagttgttagtatctcatgtagactgacatatactgttgcatttggagaggatctcagattaaataaacttagttagagcttcaatccaggttcattttgtgtctgcagactttagccgatttttcttttttttttttatacataaagagcaagattcaaaacattttcaaaaggcagattgtggcagaatgtagacaaaactgcttattgattgacaaaataacattcaagcacacaatcaccatattaaaaggctctacttctagagaatcactaaacttctgaggtccggttttggcccgcggaccttgagtttgacacatgcagggtagagttacaatttttttttttttttcagacctttcagcagagacaggcttagttttatctttgttttcaggcagctgcatctctttgtcaaggtcgtttcacagagctgaaatttaacttctctcaaagaggaaaaatcaagaatgcacacaatctgagccaaatatggaattatttccctgtaaaatgaatcttttgcattttatcatgatattgttagtagtataacaccatagaatgatttttaaagcacctgtttctcactaatgcttgcctacaaaatcttttactctcagattacttctttaacaactctagtcattgttcactgggttgtccagttggacagtttccatgttgtccacattgtcacctcctcttttaacttcttttaccacgtcctctaaaaccatctcttagtctttataatttggggctaccttggtattctaaactgggatgggtggcagtctgcccccccctttatttgttttcagttaagctgaaagttttttttctgtgcttttcttaaggcctcagtattatggctatgtcagttaaaagctgcccttattgttgtttttttaaattcatctttttgttttaatctgtttatcaactgtgagcactcagggactgaaaagtcccctttgaaattataacctggcaaggttttttattgtctcttgaatcttttgaatgcataatctccagtttaagatcccgtgtagttttaggatttcagtgataattaagttacctgaaaatccgtatttttatgccatcgtgcacatatttctgttaaatcagagctttttctctgttcttcccccattgttctttgttatttttctctttttagttttcattattgctaattttagatccccttgtaattttaagacatcctttgtatctaatttgcccaaaaacccatgttttttattttttattccatctatgacagatcatacctgctccttttacatagttctccataaactttacctccccttctaagtcaattagtttactttgtttcttccccattatgttttatgttagtttaattatagtataaatgtcccagataaaaggtcactggcatgagactttaaggagaggacattaacacgcccttctactgcgactaattcgcagcggtgttaattttctggaatgaaatccgacctgaatctccaaagtcaccagtacgtagttttaatctgggcaaaagaaaacacaggactagcagaatcctgctatgattctattaaaatgcttagtcctccatacacacacaacacagtcacacagttagtttcaggtaccttgtaatttttctaagttaacttggtgttattttatgagctcaatttactccgttctttttacttttatagcgcttattctattccctcgcaggggaataacccttagtcgttttatttggcccccttcttggcggggccctaccttaatttgtcactattcctttcacggtggaataaaaccatcccaatgcagcgtccttaccggcgacgcactaccaacgacttttaagtacttttcttcttttatttatatagcgcttactctattccctcacaggggaataatcctcagtcgttttctttaatccccttcacggcgggattgtaccaaatttgtcactattcctttcacggtggaataaaaccatcctaatgcagcgtccttaccggcgacgcactaccaacgactgttaagtacttttcctatgaactgtattttaaaattgtctcacctcggagttgacttcttggtgactctttggaccctgtgagagtcaccccgcgcagaggaaggcaataacccactggccaggtgtgaattcacacacaccgggactttcagccactccggctaaaggaggctgtgcagcggtgcttcgctcgacgtcaggcttcccccacggatcccagagtcactgttaaagcaaagagaaataaggttattgaattaatccggcttcgaaggaccaataaatgttaggtattatttagtcaactcagaggtaagaacgatacagtcagagttacttgtgacaagggtagcccactttgcagtgaaactacaaagttttgacaccctatctctttatttgtatacacagttcaacagacagttcagacagggtgtatgtgtgtgagacggaaaggaggctggttcacacagagataacaatgatctcacacacacagggaggaaggcatagtgcaggtgccttccaacccaaggtttttacatgagtgataacaagtttttgcacccatccaacatttAGGGTTTCATTTTCTATGTTAAAATCTAGAAATTGAAATGTGTTTAGATCATTTTTAGTATTACATAATATTTGTTATATAGTGTTACTGCATTTATGTTATTGCTAACCCTTTTTCATGGAATCAGGTCTGTTAATTTGAAGTTGTAAAGGTTACAAAAGGCTGCCTGTTAAGATAATTGTGAGCTGCTGCTGAGACCCTTATGTGATGTGCTgaacaggttttttttccatgtttgtgTACCTGTTCAATGTTGGTGAAAAAACATCTGCTCGCCAGCTTATCTCTGTCTCAAACTTCCTGCTTAATCCAGCCATTAAAGGTCATTAgaacactacaaaacaacataaaacgTTTACAAATGGCCTCAGGGACATTAAGCAACATGTCCTGATGAATGTAAAATAGAAGTATTTGGCCATAATAAccattacatttggaggaaaaaggggCAGTTTGTTAGCCTGAGAAACATCATGCCAACTGTGAAGCACGGAGGTGtgagcatcatgttgtggtgATGTATTCCTGCAGGAGAGACTGGTGCATTTCACAAGGATAGAACATAATGTGAATAAATCGAATAATAAAATGTCAGGACAAAAACCAGGAAGTTGAAGCGTGGGCACAAGCCATCaaaaatggacaatgacccgaagccTTGTGTCAAATTGATTACAAAGTGCCTTAAGGgtaacaaagtcaatgtttgtTTGCAAGCCTACAAAAGTTACAATGACCAAGACATTTGACCCAATTCATGCAGTTTAAAGCCAGTGCTACAAAATACTGAGGAAATGTATGTCaaattctgaatttgaagagaaaaaacatttttctcattattccagcatttagcaaatagaaataacttCAGTATTCCCAACTGAAAATAGGTAAAGTCTAATCTGATTTAATGCCAGTGAGGAAAAAAAGCCTATATGCCCTTATATgtactgtatgtaaatatctggtttcaaaaGTTGTCAGTCAGCACTgaaactgttatgatttggggttgtttgtttttggtgtcgggtattttccttatgtttttcactgctcaagtcttgaatcatgcttctgtttattattttcctgtttatgcttttgtttcatgtttttctagttatatttccattagtttgtttccttggatttgcgttctgttcaagccatgttttgacccgtcacgttgtgttctctgttaattaagtttattcggttcacctgtccaagttaatctgtctccttgttccacctgtaccatgctccatttatacacacctgttcagttagtcatcgcgaAAACATCtttctctcatgctcatgtcttgctctcatgctcatgtcttgctctcatgctcatgtcttgctctcatgctcatgtcttgttctcatgctcatgtcttgttcgcaaaccaagtcttgtctttttgatcatgccatgcctgttttACCTGCCCATTTGTtatgttcctgcctcctgctgagtgtgagtttttggaattaaaccttttttcacttaccatcacaatgcctgctcgtctgcattctggggtccaatttcTCGCAAGTCATAACAGAAACACTAATCTGGTCACGACTGGAATAACATAAGGGTTAAATCACAGAAATATCCTTGTCTGCAAAATGTATTTCCTGCTATTCCGTATGAATTTAGGGCCCTATTCAAACATGGATCATCGCTGATCTGCTCATGTAAGAACATTACAACTCTTCAAAGTAAGAGCCCAGTTCCAATCAATAATATCAAAATCTATTTAGGTCAGCccggttttattttatttttgcaacttTTATGTTGAATGCCAAGTTGTCTGATATTATGAAGGCGGAACTCACAATGCAAAAATTATTACATGAAACTTTGACGTTGAAGAACCATAGTCAATGCTTTTTTGATTCCTAAAACACAATTTTAGACTTCAgtaaacacaaagcaaaaagTTTGGAAACATAATAAACACAATGATGAACGCTGCAAATAATTTATCTGTAATAACTGGTGGTAATATGAGAAGGTTAAGAGACGAGCTCTGGtcttaaaacaaaactttgtgtttttttaagttttcagtATTATACTATTTGTTTTCAGATCTAATTTTATTCAGTCTAAAACATATTCCATATGtcactaattaaaaaaatgctttcaagggtagatttaaaaaaacaataacagataACACGCAGCCGAAGGTCAGAATGAGAGGGTCTTTAATCatttttgtaattattatttacttattgtttaATAAAGCCACATAATGACAGTTGAATTCCaccaaaaaaagataaaaaaaacattttagttctTCACATGCTCAGAGAGCAGAGCGCTGCATATTGTCAAACTTGAGGAGGGGTGGGAGGTCTTTAAGAAGGCTGTCTGTCAGCTAAAACAGTCAGTCTCAGTTTGAACTCTGTCAAAGAAGGAGGAGCACATCAGGCAATGCTTTGAAGACCAGCTCCACATGAAGAAGTGTCAGATTTACTTAAGAAGAAATTCCTTTCTGTGGAGTGGAAGTGGATATATGAGAAAGATCTGCTTGCTTCAATGTGTTTGACAGAGGAGTTTGGTGTTTTCCATTGCCAAAGACATACCAGATGACCATCCCTGTGTCAACAGTTAGTCAGAGCAAAGCTAAGGTAGGTGAGAGTTTTTACTAATCAGTGGAATAGTGGAAAAAATCAGACTTGATTGTGCAGTTAAATGACACAAACgcatttttttataattaatgcAAAAATAAGACAAATCATGTGATGAGTTATATTTGCATCATGTGCCCCTGCGTTTGCCACATACCAGTAACATTTATAGTTTCATTAGATTACATTAAGTAGATTAtgtatcatcatcagtcattaaCTGGGCTCCAAATAATAGTGGAGCATGATGGGAGTTATGCTCGCATTCCCAGTCCTGTTCCGTGGGAATTACTCCACtgacttaaatgtttcaaaaaactTTGTgcattgttttagcatagtttTAGAGTTAAAACTTTATTGGAATGAGACTTGCCCTTTCCTTTATGCTCTTCTGAATTAATGTATGAAATCTATCTAAAATACAGCTCAGTGTTGCatcaagaacagagaaaaaaaaccatgAAAGCAATCCCTCTCATTTCTGCAGCCTTGAAAAAAATGTCCTTTGTTTCTTAATTCGTTTCAGAAGTTGAACACAGCAAACCCTGCATTGTGGTCTCAGTCCAGTGCTCTGTTCACATCTGTATTGAGGTGTAACTATCCCATATAAAACCTGCATTTCAAATAAATGGTTAATGATCACTTTTAAAAAACGGCCGCCGAATGTAGAGATTTTATTCTGCAATTTGAAGAGCACATGCTTGTCACTATGTTTAAATCCAGAGTTTAAGTCCATCTGGAGCCCATTTTACTGTTACGGATTCCAAAAGGTGCTTGGGGGCAGGCATCATGAGCTACAGGAGGACTCAACGCATTGCTCTCACTGGCCAAGCTTCTGTGGCATAAGGGAAAATATGAACATAACTGATTTATCTCAAAGTTCTGTCAAGGTCAGGCTCAAACATTGGCTACCTCTGTCCACATGTCACCCAAATGTGTACCCCAGTTTAACAGTCTCGGTGgtggaaacattttattttgacacTCTCTGAGAAGCTCCCCTTCTCTGCACTGCGCTGATGTTTGGGTGGAAAGGTGAGAACTGGTCCCACTCCAGTTGTGAAAGTGCTGTGGCACAGTTAACTGGAAATTCAACGGATTGCTatgaatttttttcttcttgtaaaataatttacaagatttgtttctttgtcaaagTGAAAGTTAAAGTGGGGGTGTGTCACAGAATAAGCAGGCAAAGATAGCAGACCACATTAGGTTTTATTCAACAGTTTCCCCGCTTAAATTTCAGGTGCTTAATTTTAGGTATTAAGGATACAGGATATCTGCACGAGTGTTGTTAGAGTCAAACTAAAATCAGTTGAGTTGGCTTTAGGATGATGTTCAGTTTTGTCAGTTGCAGGTaaagtgtctgtgtgtgcttgtgttccTGAGCTTCCCCCTTTCAATGGCCGAGGTCCCTGGTCCCTGCAGACACTCAATCACTAGGGAACACCTGCTGATAGTCAGGCAACTGGTAGGTGTTAAAACAACATCAAacagatcagatcaaatatttcTGGCTGAAATCCTCCCGTTGTTATTTCTGCAGATGGACAACCAGCTGAGAAGTGGGTGTTCAATAACCTACACATTCACAGAACGGAGAACTTTGGTAAGACAACATTTGCCCAAAGGAGGTGTGAAATAAACTCCTCTGCTCTTGctcattttcttttccttctgtGCAGAGCAAATGTTGCTTTGTAAAAGCTGCATTGCCCTGGATACTGGAGCTGCTCACCACTCACTTCAAGTACAATCGAGGCTCAGTAAATGACGGCTATGTTCAGTCCTTGAGGGCGCTCATTCTCAACGTGTATTCGCAGAGTTGTGTGCCTCAGATTAatgaagaggtggaggtgaaTGTGTGCTTCTTAATGAAGATACATTTAAATACGTATTGTGAGAGCTGTCCAAGCATGAAGAGACCAATCTGTTTCTCGTAATGTGCCGCAGGATAAGCCAGAGAGCTTTGAGACGGTCTACCGGGGGTCTCCGATGGAAGCTTTGCAGAGAGTATCAGAGGTGTTGTCCATTTACTGGGAACTGGTGACAACCAGTGACTCACCAGTTGACTGGAGATGCCAGCAGGAATATTCAGATAGCTTCAGCTCCATGACAGAGCTACCCGCAGAGTCGACCACGCAATATTTTACAGGTGTGAAACTCAAACCTCTGGAATGTTGTGTGATGAATAATGCAGATGTCTGGGAAGAATGTGAGCACAGATCCTGTGAACATTTCCACAGACAGTTATGATTGGAACTCAGTGAAGGCTTCGCACAGAAGACCAGACAAAGATGTGTACAAGCTTGGCCTCATCGTCGTTTCTATCTGCGGAGGACTGCTGCTCATACTTTCTCTCTACTGTCTCATCGTCCACAAGGTACCAGCATTTGTTTCGTGTAAACTTGAAAAATCACATATAAACTAATAACGTTTGCCAATGCATTCATTCATATTGTAATAAGGCAGCCATTGGCAGCCTGATTATGCTTACTCTGAGCCGGACCTACTTCAGTGGTAATAACAAAACAAGATGAATGCTGGCTAAACGTTTTGCGTGCTAAAAATCAACAAAGGCAAATCTGTccatttatgttgctttttctTGGTACTTTGTATGAGCTAAATAAttctcatttgttttacaaTTAGGACTTAGGACTTTCAGTACCCAATACAGTGGAGGTTGCTATAAAGAAGAAGCTGTAGTTTAAGTCTAAATGAATCATTTAAAGTCTCGACACAAGAAATAATCATCAGAAAATTCTAAGCTTTAAACATTGACATGGTCATTACATGCCTTTGACAAAATATTAATGTAAATATCAATacaaatacattattaaattgatatattatatattttttatttataatgagCATAAATGAGAAATGTAAAATGAAATATAGTCCAATATATCAAATAAGGTTGTATCACAATTGATAGACAGATTTTTACCaatgttttgttaaatattaacttttacAAGAAATCACCTTTGTTTTGATCTTTGTAACTCActcaaaaaataagaatttctATTTCTTTACTGCTTAAAAACACATTAGAAGCAAAATTACTGCTCAGCCATCTTGGACATTTGAATAAATTTGGAACTTGCCATCTACAGAAGACTGAAGACTAGTATAGTGACTGATACACCAGGTTTTTGAGGAAGATAACACATTTGTTAAAGAGTTAGAGATTTAGGAATATGTGTATCAAAATAGATAGGTTTGGTGTTATATGGTTAAAACCTCAGTTCTTTAGACTGTAATAACACGCTAAGATATACCGTCACAATACAACATATAataaaagactaaataaaaTTGTACTCAGGTTACTCAGGCAAACAGATACAGTCACACGGGATTTTGGTTCCTTGAAGCAACAAGAACTGctgcaaataaacatttaaccTAAAACAATGACAAGTCGATCCTTTGGTATGATTGCCAACAACAAAACGGCTCTGTTCATGTCTAGTAACCAGATAACATCTTATTATTCATGTAGAGAAACCTTTGATTTGCATCTGACCCAGATAATTGCTTATATGGGAGCATTAGACCAGTGTAGGAAAGTAATTGACATTAAGGCATGATTCTGGGCCAGAGGTTTGATCAAGCAGTGCTGGAGTTAGTGAGTCTAACAGGGATTTCATTTACCAACGGTCTAACGGT
This DNA window, taken from Girardinichthys multiradiatus isolate DD_20200921_A chromosome 1, DD_fGirMul_XY1, whole genome shotgun sequence, encodes the following:
- the csf1b gene encoding macrophage colony-stimulating factor 1b isoform X1 translates to MTIPVSTVSQSKAKLQVKCLCVLVFLSFPLSMAEVPGPCRHSITREHLLIVRQLMDNQLRSGCSITYTFTERRTLSKCCFVKAALPWILELLTTHFKYNRGSVNDGYVQSLRALILNVYSQSCVPQINEEVEDKPESFETVYRGSPMEALQRVSEVLSIYWELVTTSDSPVDWRCQQEYSDSFSSMTELPAESTTQYFTDSYDWNSVKASHRRPDKDVYKLGLIVVSICGGLLLILSLYCLIVHKKIYSHHGSRLDTNSNIEPQDVEMEAQ
- the csf1b gene encoding macrophage colony-stimulating factor 1b isoform X2, with the translated sequence MTIPVSTVSQSKAKVKCLCVLVFLSFPLSMAEVPGPCRHSITREHLLIVRQLMDNQLRSGCSITYTFTERRTLSKCCFVKAALPWILELLTTHFKYNRGSVNDGYVQSLRALILNVYSQSCVPQINEEVEDKPESFETVYRGSPMEALQRVSEVLSIYWELVTTSDSPVDWRCQQEYSDSFSSMTELPAESTTQYFTDSYDWNSVKASHRRPDKDVYKLGLIVVSICGGLLLILSLYCLIVHKKIYSHHGSRLDTNSNIEPQDVEMEAQ